A single genomic interval of Spinacia oleracea cultivar Varoflay chromosome 6, BTI_SOV_V1, whole genome shotgun sequence harbors:
- the LOC110780121 gene encoding uncharacterized protein isoform X2, protein MVFIFFLEVFVPWLLLSSFAVQSFTGNTWILFYIEDTDVDFKDIIEASLPKAPLDTSIMCHWVAIEGVQPASPENAPVQDLLCLLALLDPASPSVYVHLLSEEG, encoded by the exons ATGGTCTTCATATTCTTCTTGGAGGTGTTTGTGCCTTGGCTGTTGTTGTCTTCTTTTGCCGT GCAATCCTTTACGGGGAACACATGGATTTTGTTCTACATTGAGGACACGGATGTGGACTTCAAAGAT ATAATTGAAGCTTCTTTACCGAAAGCTCCACTGGATACATCAATCATGTGCCATTGGGTAGCAATAGAAGGGGTGCAACCTGCAAGTCCAGAAAATGCTCCAGTGCAAG ATCTGCTTTGTTTGCTTGCATTGCTTGATCCCGCTTCTCCTAGCGTCTATGTTCATCTATTGTCGGAAGAAGGCTAA
- the LOC110780121 gene encoding uncharacterized protein isoform X1 → MVFIFFLEVFVPWLLLSSFAVLWLCFRQSFTGNTWILFYIEDTDVDFKDIIEASLPKAPLDTSIMCHWVAIEGVQPASPENAPVQDLLCLLALLDPASPSVYVHLLSEEG, encoded by the exons ATGGTCTTCATATTCTTCTTGGAGGTGTTTGTGCCTTGGCTGTTGTTGTCTTCTTTTGCCGT TTTATGGCTTTGCTTCAGGCAATCCTTTACGGGGAACACATGGATTTTGTTCTACATTGAGGACACGGATGTGGACTTCAAAGAT ATAATTGAAGCTTCTTTACCGAAAGCTCCACTGGATACATCAATCATGTGCCATTGGGTAGCAATAGAAGGGGTGCAACCTGCAAGTCCAGAAAATGCTCCAGTGCAAG ATCTGCTTTGTTTGCTTGCATTGCTTGATCCCGCTTCTCCTAGCGTCTATGTTCATCTATTGTCGGAAGAAGGCTAA